From Rutidosis leptorrhynchoides isolate AG116_Rl617_1_P2 chromosome 3, CSIRO_AGI_Rlap_v1, whole genome shotgun sequence, a single genomic window includes:
- the LOC139896713 gene encoding mitochondrial Rho GTPase 1-like yields MVGASSSSSSSAKLIPTTGVRIVVAGDRGTGKSSLIITAAAESFPTNVPPVLPPTRLPEDMFPDRVPVTVIDTSSSLENRGKLADELKRADAVVLTYACDQPSSLDRLSTFWLPELRRLDVRVPVIVSGCKLDLRDEQQAISLEQVMSPIMQQFREIETCVECSAYKHIQIQEVFFYAQKAVIHPTAPLFDQEAQTLKPRCVRALKRIFILCDHDRDGALSDAELNDFQVKCFNAPLQPSEVVGVKRVVQEKLPEGVNENGLTLTGFLFLHALFIERGRLETTWTVLRKFGYNNDLRLVDDQLLPPIKRTPDQSVELTSEAVEFLKGIFSMFDMDRDGALNAHELEDVFSTAPESPWTEAPYANAAEKNALGGLSLDGFLSEWALMTLLDPVHSVENLTYIGYAGDPSSAVRVTRRRRVDRKKQHSDRNVFHCFVFGPKEAGKSSLLNSFVGRPFSDVYTPTTEERYTVNIVDQPDGTKKTLILREIPEDEIEKLLIHRDALAACDLAVFVHDSSNESSWNRATELLVQVACHGESTGYEVPCLIVAAKDDLEPYSTAIQDSTRVSQDMGIEAPIPISTKLGDFNNVFRRIVRAAEHPHLSIPETEAGKTRKQYHKLVNRSLMVVSVGAAVAIVGLAAYRVYATRKNASS; encoded by the exons ATGGTGGGAGctagttcttcttcttcttcgtccgCCAAACTGATCCCCACCACCGGCGTTCGCATCGTCGTCGCCGGTGACCGTGGCACCGGTAAGTCCAGCTTAATTATCACCGCCGCCGCTGAGTCTTTTCCGACGAATGTTCCGCCGGTGCTGCCGCCTACTCGGTTGCCGGAAGATATGTTTCCTGACCGTGTCCCTGTTACTGTCATTGATACTTCTTCTAG TTTGGAGAATAGAGGTAAACTTGCTGATGAACTGAAGAGAGCTGATGCAGTTGTTCTTACATATGCTTGTGACCAGCCTTCTTCGCTTGATCGTTTGAGTACTTTTTGGCTTCCTGAACTTCGACGATTAGAT GTAAGGGTTCCTGTTATAGTGTCCGGTTGTAAGTTGGATTTAAGGGATGAGCAGCAAGCAATTAGCTTGGAGCAGGTGATGTCACCTATAATGCAACAGTTTCGAGAGATTGAAACTTGTGTTGAGTGTTCAGCATACAAACATATTCAG attcaaGAGGTGTTTTTCTATGCTCAGAAGGCTGTGATCCATCCGACGGCCCCACTGTTTGACCAAGAGGCACAAACGTTGAAACCTCGATGTGTCAGGGCCTTAAAAAGAATCTTCATTCTCTGTGATCATGATAGAGATGGTGCTTTAAGTGATGCAGAGTTGAATGATTTCCAG GTCAAATGTTTCAATGCTCCATTGCAACCTTCAGAAGTAGTTGGTGTGAAAAGAGTTGTGCAAGAAAAACTGCCTGAAGGAGTGAATGAGAACGGCCTTACGTTAACCGGCTTTCTTTTTCTTCACGCATTATTCATTGAGAGAGGTCGTTTAGAGACAACATGGACTGTTTTAAGAAAGTTTGGTTACAATAATGACTTGAGGCTTGTGGATGATCAGCTATTGCCTCCAATTAAACGCACTCCCGATCAG AGTGTTGAGCTAACAAGTGAAGCTGTGGAGTTTCTTAAAGGAATTTTTTCCATGTTTGACATGGACCGT GATGGAGCTCTTAATGCACATGAGCTTGAGGATGTTTTTTCTACTGCACCTGAAAG TCCTTGGACTGAAGCTCCATACGCTAATGCAGCAGAGAAAAATGCCTTGGGAGGGTTATCTcttgatggatttttgtccgag TGGGCCCTTATGACACTTTTAGATCCAGTTCATAGTGTTGAGAACCTTACATACATCGGATATGCGGGCGATCCTTCTTCCGCAGTGAGAGTTACCCGAAGAAGACGTGTTGACCGGAAAAAACAACACTCTGACCGAAATGTTTTCCATTGCTTTGTTTTTGGGCCCAAAGAAGCTGGAAAATCCTCACTGTTAAATTCTTTTGTTGGAAG GCCATTTTCTGATGTTTATACACCGACCACTGAGGAGCGATATACAGTTAATATTGTTGATCAACCTGAT GGAACAAAGAAAACTTTAATATTACGAGAGATACCTGAAGACGAGATTGAAAAATTGCTGATTCATAGAGATGCATTGGCAGCATGTGACTTGGCAGTTTTTGTTCATGACAG TTCGAACGAGTCTTCTTGGAACCGAGCAACAGAATTGCTTGTTCAAGTTGCCTGTCATGGTGAGTCTACTGGATACGAGGTTCCCTGCCTAATTGTTGCAGCTAAAGATGACCTTGAACCATACTCAACTGCAATACAAGATTCAACAAGG GTGAGCCAAGATATGGGAATAGAGGCGCCTATACCTATTAGCACGAAATTGGGAGACTTCAATAACGTATTTAGAAGAATTGTGAGAGCAGCAGAACACCCTCATTTGAGCATTCCTGAAACAGAAGCAGGCAAAACTCGAAAACAGTATCACAAGCTTGTTAACCGTTCCCTAATGGTTGTTTCAG TTGGAGCTGCAGTTGCAATTGTTGGGTTAGCTGCATACCGTGTTTATGCTACAAGGAAGAACGCTTCATCCTGA